A portion of the Geobacter sp. genome contains these proteins:
- a CDS encoding acetate/propionate family kinase, translating into MNILTLNCWIHSIHYTLCSGVDWSILATGELERVAIGGTSISQRSPGREGYSARVECVDHRDAIDLVIATLTDPQHGVIDDKQQIAAVGHRIVHGGEEFRQPVRIDEQILATMRTLAPLAPLHNEPNIAGTEACMNLLPAIPHIAVFDTSFHQTMPECAYLYPLPYEWYEEYGVRRFGFHGPSHLYLSRRAAALLGRPVVDCNLVTIHCDRGVSLCALRNGVSVDTSMGLTPLEGAIMDTRCGDIDPGIPAFMIHAEDLSMTELNRILNLKSGITGILGRQVQRRDYLAAAMEGDPQSVLALQMESHRLKKYIGAYLAAVGPVDAIAISAGTGEQEWISRQETFAGLECFGILLDQEKNRTGAVGRAEARISAADSSIAVFVIPSDEERVIAEEVMAVLSGDCTDHAHRDYSFSRPGFKPVDRA; encoded by the coding sequence ATGAATATCCTCACCCTCAACTGTTGGATCCATTCCATTCACTATACTCTCTGCTCCGGAGTCGACTGGTCGATACTGGCGACGGGCGAACTGGAACGGGTGGCTATCGGCGGCACATCCATCAGCCAGCGCAGCCCCGGCCGGGAGGGCTATTCGGCCCGGGTGGAATGTGTCGATCACCGGGACGCCATCGACCTGGTCATTGCAACCCTGACCGACCCGCAGCATGGCGTTATCGACGACAAGCAGCAGATTGCCGCCGTCGGACACCGGATCGTGCATGGCGGGGAGGAGTTCCGCCAGCCGGTACGGATCGATGAGCAGATCCTGGCAACCATGCGCACGCTCGCACCGCTGGCCCCGTTGCACAACGAGCCGAACATCGCCGGCACCGAGGCCTGCATGAATCTCCTGCCGGCAATCCCCCACATCGCCGTATTCGACACCTCATTCCACCAGACCATGCCGGAGTGCGCCTATCTCTATCCCCTGCCGTACGAATGGTACGAAGAATACGGTGTCCGGCGGTTCGGCTTCCACGGCCCGTCCCATCTCTATCTCTCGCGACGCGCTGCAGCCCTTCTGGGCAGGCCGGTTGTCGACTGCAACCTGGTAACCATCCACTGCGACCGGGGGGTATCGCTCTGCGCCCTCCGCAACGGGGTTTCCGTCGACACCAGCATGGGTCTCACCCCCCTGGAAGGCGCGATCATGGATACGCGGTGCGGCGACATCGATCCGGGCATCCCGGCCTTCATGATCCACGCGGAGGATCTCTCCATGACGGAGCTGAATCGCATCCTCAACCTGAAAAGCGGCATCACCGGCATTCTCGGCAGGCAGGTTCAGCGACGCGATTACCTGGCAGCAGCCATGGAGGGGGACCCCCAGAGCGTCCTGGCCCTGCAGATGGAATCCCATCGCCTGAAGAAATATATCGGCGCATACCTGGCCGCTGTCGGGCCGGTCGATGCGATCGCCATCTCCGCCGGCACGGGTGAGCAGGAATGGATCTCCCGGCAGGAGACCTTTGCCGGGCTGGAGTGCTTCGGCATCCTGCTCGATCAGGAGAAAAACCGGACCGGGGCGGTGGGCCGGGCAGAAGCACGGATCAGCGCTGCCGACTCGTCGATCGCCGTCTTCGTCATCCCCTCCGACGAGGAACGGGTCATTGCCGAAGAGGTGATGGCGGTGCTGTCCGGGGATTGCACCGATCATGCGCACCGCGATTACTCATTTTCCCGTCCGGGGTTCAAACCTGTCGACCGGGCATGA